The following are encoded in a window of Callithrix jacchus isolate 240 chromosome 9, calJac240_pri, whole genome shotgun sequence genomic DNA:
- the LOC118144078 gene encoding uncharacterized protein LOC118144078, with amino-acid sequence MTISFLSLLQPYRTGLVHWQSIRITVESCGRQIPKTPQPCRSQKHTSPADPENTPALPIPKTPQPCRSRKHPSPADPENTPALPIPKTPQPCGSRKHPSPADPENTPALQIPR; translated from the exons ATGACTATAAGCTTCCTGAGTCTTCTCCAGCCATAccgaact GGATTAGTGCACTGGCAAAGCATTCGGATTACAGTGGAGAGCTGTGGACGGCAGATACCGAAAACACCCCAGCCTTGCCGATCCCAAAAACACACCAGCCCTGCCGATCCCGAAAACACCCCAGCCTTGCCGATCCCGAAAACACCCCAGCCCTGCCGATCCCGAAAACACCCCAGCCCTGCCGATCCCGAAAACACCCCAGCCCTGCCGATCCCGAAAACACCCCAGCCCTGCGGATCCCGAAAACACCCCAGCCCTGCGGATCCCGAAAACACCCCAGCCCTGCAGATCCCAAGGTAA